attttgtgaggatgattctaaaggcgatctgggacgatctaaccgttggatcttcgtataattgtgcaaagatgattcaaaaggcgatccgtgaggatccgacagttggatcgttatatatttttgtgaggatgattctaagggcgatccgggatgatccaaccgttggatcttcgtataattttgagaggatgaacctaagggcgatccgtgaggatctgaccgttggatcatcgtataaattagTAAAtatgatcatctaggtgatccgtgaggatctgaccgttggatagtcgtataattttgagaggatgaaactaagggcaatccgtgaggatctgaccgttggatcatcgtataaatcagtaaagatgatcctcgaggtgatccgaccgttggatcttcgtataattttgagagtatGAACTTaagggtgatccgtgaggatctgaccgttggatcatcgtataaatcggtaaagatgatcctctaggtgatatGTGAGGGTCTgatcgttggatcgtcgtataattgtgatttgtgaattatttttttgtcaaaaaagaaaaggaaaaaatctaaaaagatagaaaataaaaaatttcaaaatagaaaaccaaaaaagttcatatagagaaaatggcaaatgagggGTTATATAGAGTCTTTAATTGGTTTtagttgctttgataaaaagttaaaaaataaaaataaaaaaaagtttacgggtcttaacgggttctaatggaaaacccgcaaacccgccgggtttggcccgcgaaacccgttaagctaacggATTCTTACCGGGTcgacccgttaagaacccgcaccgtACCTGCACTATACCCACACATTGCCAGGCCTACTGCCACCTGTTAATCCGTTGAGCTACCACCGAATGCTTCACGTGTCTTCCTTTCTCTGCTCCACGGAAGCGGATAGAAGGTGACGGGTAGAGATTTAGGTAGATtgatagggagagagagagagagagagagagagagagagagagagagagagagagagagagagagagagagagagaggttgttCTGTCAATAGACATTGATTTTGCCCAGGTACTGTACATCTGTTTTTCAGATAATTTCCTCAAACTCATTCTGAAGCTTTGCATGTCACTGATTTTGGGTTTGGGTGGTGCAGGCTTTGCTGAGATTGATATTGATTTAGGGGCATTTGGATTTTCAATCAGGATGAGAGCAGTATCGAAATTGTATGAGGTATGTTGATCCGGATAGTTGTTTGTAATTTTCTGGGAATTTGTTTGGGTGTATCAGTTGTATTAAATTGCATCATACAGGATACAATCACTATTACTTTATGTTATTGTGATATAGTACTGAACCTCTAATGTAAAATATgttgtattatatatatatatatatatttgtagcttcttctcattAATGTTCATTCATTGGTTTGATTGCAGCATTTGTTATTTCTAGAATTGTAGTTCTCTGTATTTGCAGTTGTTTCCGGTTTGATTTGTGGTTTGGGTGAGTGGTTTCTCTGATTGGTGTGTTGcatgtttttctgtttttgttggtGTTCGATCTATGGTTGAAGActtaggcctggcaacgtgcgggtatagtgcgggtacggTGCGGGTCTTTAACGGGCCGGGTTCTTAACGGGCCGACCCGGTAAGAACCtgttagcttaacgggtttcgCGGGCCAAACCcagcgggtttgcgggtttccGCGGAAACCCGTTAAAACccgtaaacttttttttttttttttttttaaactttttatcaaagcaactaaaaccaattaagacttatgtatataacccctcatttgtcattttctctatatgaacttttttggttttctattttaaaatttgttatttcttatctttttagattttttttcctttccttttttaacaaaaaataattcacaaatcacaattatacgtcaatccaacggtcggaccctcacagatcacctagaggatcatctttaccgatttttacgatgatccaacggtcggatcctcacgaatcgcccttaggttcatcctctcaaaattatacgaagatccaacggtcggaacacctagaggatcatctttaccgatttatacgatgatccaaaggtcagatcctcacagatcgcccttaggttcatcctctcaaaattatacgaagatccaacggttggatcatctcggatcgcccttagaatcatcctcacaaaattatatgacgatccaacggtcggatcctcatggattgccttttgaatcgtctttgcacaattatacgaagatccaactgttggatcgttccagatcgcctttagaatcatcctcacaaaattatacgacgatccaatggTCGTATCCAcacggatctccttttgaattgtcttttcacaattatacaaagatccaactgtcggatcctcatggggaataagaaaaattataaaaatgcactggtcgaaaaaaaaaaaaaatggggaacCCGTGGGTAATAggaaatgggtttttgggaagaatttttagttaacgggttccaacgggttctaacgggtttagcccgcaaaacccgttaatttgcgggttttttgcgtGCGGGCTTTTTTTAGCCCGGATTAATAAACGGGCGGGTTTGTGAGTCACAGTGATACTAAAAGCTACTATTGCAGGCATCAATTCCCAGGTATTGACGACTCAAACTATTCAGAATAAGCTTCAATTTTTCGGATAAGTTTGTCTTTACTGACAAGCTGATTTCGACTACAGCTTTATCCATCTTTTCTGGCAATTTACAATTTGGCCATGTACCCTTAATATATAATCCAAAGAACCAAGTCTCTACTTCTTTTGGGAAGCATCGGTCAAAGTCGACTTTGACTGCTGCACTGTAGCAGAAATCTGGCATCAACATCAATCGAGAAAGAGATTGGGTAAACTTTTGCTTTCTATTATCCAATTTGAAACTGAAATATATTTGAAAACGAAAACCTGTTTATTTGTTCCATAAAaaatgtttctgggttttgttaatttcagcaaataaaactaaatgGTAGGAGTATTATGATTGGGTTCGGTGTGTAATGATAGGAACTTTCATATTCTTTGAAGCATTATGGAGTGTTTATAGAATTGAGtagtttcattttcattttgcaTCCCTAtaagcataattttttttcttttttttttactaaagttGGTATATAGAGTTTGGTAGTCTCGGGTGTTTTGAGTTTTCTGCGTTTTGATTTCTTGAGTTGGGAGAATGTAATCATTTTCACTTTTCAATGAATAGTGACAATTGTATACATTCTGCAAGTGGTCTATGTTGGTGTGTCTTTGTCTGAGATGTAATCCTAAAAATATAATAGTTTTTGCTCTTTAGTTTCCAACAATGTAACCTTCATCATATATTGGTTTTGCGATTTATGCCTGAGAATTGGTTTTAAACAGGGTGGATGCCAGGGCATATCGATGGATTCCGAGAGCAAAGAAAATGCAAGACCAGATGTTTCAATCATTGAATATAATGGTTTTAAAATAGGTGAGCCTTCTTATTTAAATTCACTTAGTCAATAGAGTTAAAGACTTGTTTGAATTATCTGATTTTATAACGTTTATTCAATGTGGTTCATTAGAAGAAATGGGAAAAGTAGGTTTGATCAAAATGAGATCTGTAGcttgaaattgagagttttgcTGCAATTGCTTGAATGTATACTATGCTTTTGGTTGCATTGGTTGTGTCACTCCTCAGTCCTCAGTAgctcattgttttgtttttgaatgaTAGTAATAAGCTTTTGGTGTTCCTGTTCTGTTTTTGTTGAATAGGTCTACCATAATAGTAGGTTCTACAATCTTCGAGGTCCTTAATCACATATTTGGTTTACTGATTTTATTGTACAAAATCACAGACTGGAATCAAGTATCAAGCATTGTGATTGAAAGTTTGAGACTTTAAGTTTGGACATTCTGTGTAACATAGTTGTAATCTGTAATATTGTGTTTCCTTCAGTAGAAAAGTTTGGACTTGAATTTTATTGAAACTATTTTTGCAGGCTttcatttttgattttcaaCCTTAAGATCCTAAAAAAATATTTCAGTTTGCAGGATGATAATGAGTATTCCCTTTCAAAAATTTGGAGTAGAGACATACAGTAGAGACACAGTGTTGAAAAGGGATTCACTCTCGGATTACACTTGCTCTGACTCCCTGTGTATAAAACCGACATCTCCAGCTGCTTTCCAATTCGAGAAGCCTCCTCTACTGTTACGCGATATCAGGCTTATCCATCACAATCAACATCACCGAAGACTGGGTAAAATTTCCCTTTCATACAATCAATTGATTTCTATTAAGAAATTATCTACCTTCGTCTTTCTACGTAGATTAATCAATTGATGTCGAAAACTTTGTTCCCTGTGATAATAGATTTTGCTGTTCATTCGTTTGTTATTTGTTATTTGGATGGGttgatgataggagcatttttatgcgacgttttaataattatttcctcatatttttcttagttatttcctttatttaatcatttttaatttaatttttattttctaggtaccttggaataaatggagctgaaatgaagaaatggagttttcctggtccgactaggaatcccagtcaacgcaggaatcctgatgaggctaggaaacctgaaggcattaggagaccacatgatgacgtgggagatattatggggaattaaagctgattttgccatgggaaattatggagttaacgtcaaaaatcaagagaggatcaaggataatgatgccatggagagatttaagggagaaaaagtccaaaacaagtccagattcattcctattttcactcaagagtattttggccgaaaattaagagaaaaatcagattaaatcttgggaaaatcagcaataatatatttggaaagattatgggatttattttggaggcttctgattggctggatgactcaacaaagctgacatggcattctgtgattggtcgaagctgtgtggcatgattggatagttatttgaggagataaatcagaaaataatcatgcaattaattcaaaaataatctcgctaaatcaaggtgttaaattggaggtttcttattggttggatgacatagcagagctgacgtggcattaattcattggttggagctgtgtggtgcaaccagaaaattccttggaaattaaattcatgaagccttgcctgctcctatatatacccacctctttgacgttgagaaaggttcCTCTCCCCacacaatttacactttagaaaaaatcagaaaatcttcttagcatagccgtgagtttctccatcctctagtcatctccacgagttcaagcaaggccaagggagaagaagcatagccgtgagcatccatcatccatctccaaccttgaagcttgctttcaagattcaagagaccaccacatcaatcgttcatcaccatccccatctcacggtgtaatccgattctcctttgtaacctttgctttgaatttcgttggttatgaactagttgacatatgtgtttgaacaaatattaatttctggaatttttatgattaattgagaattttcagattcatattattgttcttcgagagttgcttatgtgggtttgtttaattaaatttgcgttatagataacttttgtattttaatcttatgtggttgcaaacacttagggtttcgatataattggtgctaggtttaagaacatgaaattgacttttcgttttgtgtaaacttgaatcaaagtagtaaaggttctggacaagaatcgaatttaattgaagaggattgcaattaggtggacttttccataactaagttgtacacttgagttgatagcctttctctatgtgtaatgcgttaaacatgacatgattgactagctttctagggtttgattgcatgtttgataggattaatctaggtgctttcgcttaggttaattagcattgaaaagtaaaaaatgggaattcatttgctttcgaatgtttcacatgatcaactcctttctcatgacttagatgaacaatattagggtttgaatcgattttaatcatatgtttcgattttgatctttgttctctcattccattcatatttttatgtttttgcattttaattgttttgttaacttagttttattttcgaaaaaccaaaaacaaaatcccccctttttcgtgtacaatgtttatagttgtgaatatctttgtgaatattatactttgttttaattttaattgtttgacaatgacaggtgtaccctcaatccccggaatagaacgatccctatttattacgtactactaatgacatttcagggttaaattatgcgcttgcttttggcgcatcaatttttggcgccgttgccggggattgaaaaatcacctgttaaatatgtgaatatttgttttgtttatttattctgtttaaaaaaaaaaaaaaattacttgttaattgtttgtaattctgtaaattagttaattaattacttaggttgttatttatattattgaacacgaattttaattgtgagttgtaaattaaagaggaataggtgaagtcgtgtttattaatattggcctaaaccccttattggtgcctagttcaggtcccttaaggttgagggcggcctttattaacattcattgaactgtcttcacacttaggacctttttcatcttagtaagtatagcctatgtggaatggtgtctaggaaggggacaacgttcatgacgggtttttaaatccagaagtgcttgcaaatgggcctaaaccactatgtgggagtagctcatgccaaaatggatttttcctctcgtgttcgtcctcccccacctggccatttcagtaaggttgcccaaaggatgtaaaaGGAAAtctgtgtctaggcgactatacttgggccgcacgtccacttgatttaccgcttggaattaaattcgatatcaataatatttataacaagataaaatgttgtgatacactaaggtaccaaaaaaaaaaaaaaaaaaaaaaaaaaaaaacacttgtgtaaatatttttcgtgtttttttttttttactcacttgtgtacttaacttgtgtcctGTGTGAGaaattatgtacaatatacttgctaattatatttgtagtttgtaattcttagttacttgtttatactttgtatttctttgttaattatagtcactaactttatttaatggaggtaccgtctggctgaaagacgttaaatacaagcgctgcttgggaggcaacccaattcagaagcagctgtgaaggagtcaacaacacagatttgctttctctttcccaatttctttttatttttatttttatttttcttttttgtttttattttagaatttttctTCGTAAatatcttctatctatgcttatttgtttcattgcatgtttataattgattacattgaggacaatgcaatatttaagtgtgggggaagagatttatacttttgttcttttattttgagtcatatatattgaaaaatacaaaaaaatcgaaaaatgtcaaaaattaaaaaaaatttcgttgcttttatttttgtttttgagtcataggatgccctttcaactgtctaggatgattctatatctctgaaattatggctaaaagaggatcacaatattgagatgattttaaatggtattctttggttaattgagatatatgaaaagcatatgcatgagtagtggatatggattcctgaccttggtacagaatatgagcatgttaagatgagttttgattcataaaaacccatgtgagatatttgagcccatgtccctttttcttggagtgatagttgaaaaatatattcttattttcttggcgatattttgatgatctcattattctttcatttgattgattacttgccatagattaagtttgatggactagagaatgctagaattcactcttgtgcttgttgagacattttatcaatacatggccctgattctggaaaggatagaggcaccctaggaattatcaccattgccaaataagcctgtgtccccatttgtgcccgtcgtgggactcccctagataaaaccctttgagcctacattaagccttttctttcatcacccttaaaatctttaacctaaaccttagtatagttacaaccttaccctttgttctaaaaacttagtggggctaattttgagactttacttgaggatttggcgtcAATGACgaaggatgagaagaggtgaaagttcaagtgtgggggtagacttgtccatgaaaaagaaaaattgtgtgaaagttgtaaaaaaaaaaaaaaaagaatgaaaaaaaaatgaagaagaaaaaaaaatgtttatggattttagtcccccatacttggaggaattggagtttactttgaattgaaggcccactattggaaaatttggtctttgtccaattcactagagttcaaaggaagtttagagtgaagttagggcccaacatgaagacattaggcccttttataaaacctctatgggaagtgacgtttttgcataattggtggatttctagaagtctctttACATCtgcatgagctctactaggttttgaGGACACCTTGTtaaaattccttacccttcgtttctttaaaccttgagccatggccccattacaacccttgagaagaccttcttgatccttaagatgggacagcccttgatgtggagatgagttacaagagttgaacatatggcttgggtccatctgtgcaagtagtttgtacctttcatgagatctttaaaagaaaaatatacatgtgcttttgtttcatataatatgtgatatacttgctatctttcacatataattgagtgattataagcttttaagcattgccttgaattctgagagaagaaagagtggatacaccttgtgaggatttgaatcatacttgtttgaagcatgcttaacagaaaccatcaccattgttccaaccaagtcctacttgtgtatgtgtgaattatgtgttttaattaactctcgaatgcttaaacattgattcttggttaagtgctactcttgatgttgtgaaagtaagagatttctgagacaaaatgttgaaaggcaatagagtccttgtatgtcgtaacgtttttgtattttgtttctttaagttttcgttgagtctaagtttgtgtctttgttttgattttgctaagggactagcaaaagctaagtgtgggggaatttgataggagcatttttatgcgacgttttaataattatttcctcatatttttcttagttatttcctttatttaatcatttttaatttaatttttattttctaggtaccttggaataaatggagctgaaatgaagaaatggagttttcctggtccgactaggaatcccagtcaacgcaggaatcctgatgaggctaggaaacctgaaggcattaggagaccacatgatgacgtgggagatattatggggaattaaagctgattttgccatgggaaattatggagttaatgtcaaaaatcaagagaggatcaaggataatgatgccatggagagatttaagggagaaaaagtccaaaacaagtccagattcattcctattttcactcaagagtattttggccgaaaattaagagaaaaatcagattaaatcttgggaaaatcagcaataatatatttggaaagattatgggatttattttggaggcttctgattggctggatgactcaacagagctgacatggcattctgtgattggtcgaagctgtgtggcatgattggatagttatttgaggagataaatcagaaaataatcatgcaattaattcaaaaataatctcgctaaatcaaggtgttaaattggaggtttcttattggttggatgacatagcagagctgacgtggcattaattcattggttggagctgtgtggtgcaaccagaaaattccttggaaattaaattcatgaagccttgcctgctcctatatatacccacctctttgacgttgagaaaggttcctctcccccacacaatttacactttagaaaaaaatcagaaaatcttcttagcatagccgtgagtttctccatcctctagtcatctccacgagttcaagcaaggccaagggagaagaagcatagccgtgagcatccatcatccatctccaaccttgaagcttgctttcaagattcaagagaccaccacatcaatcgttcatcaccatccccatctcacggtgtaatccgattctcctttgtaacctttgctttgaatttcgttggttatgaactagttgacatatgtgtttgaacaaatattaatttctggaatttttatgattaattgagaattttcagattcatattattgttcttcgagagttgcttatgtgggtttgtttaattaaatttgcgttatagataacttttgtattttaatcttatgtggttgcaaacacttagggtttcgatataattggtgctaggtttaagaacatgaaatcgacttttcgttttgtgtaaacttgaatcaaagtagtaaaggttctggacaagaatcgaatttaattgaagaggattgcaattaggtggacttttccataactaagttgtacacttgagttgatagcctttctctatgtgtaatgcgttaaacatgacatgattgactagctttctagggtttgattgcatgtttgataggattaatctaggtgctttcgcttaggttaattagcattgaaaagtaaaaaatgggaattcatttgctttcgaatgtttcacatgatcaactcctttctcatgacttagatgaacaatattagggtttgaatcgattttaatcatatgtttcgattttgatctttgttctctcattccattcatatttttatgtttttgcattttaattgttttgttaacttagttttattttcgaaaaaccaaaaacaaaatcccccctttttcgtgtacaatgtttatagttgtgaatatctttgtgaatattatactttgttttaattttaattgtttgacaatgacaggtgtaccctcaatccccggaatagaacgatccctatttattacgtactactaatgacatttcagggttaaattatgcgcttgccttTCAGGTGCATCAGTTGACTTCTGATACAATTGCTAAAAAGGTCTTGCTATTTGTTTTTACTGAGATTAGTCTGGAAAGATATTGTATATGATGATACTAATATATTTTTTCGCTTTTAATTGGTAAACTTTCAGTTCCTAATTGAAGAATAGTAGTGATATGAAATGTGATTTGATTTGTATCAGTGATAATACTTAATTTGAATCCTTTTTTTAGAAGAGTTTAGACCATATCTATCTATGTCACCTAATAGCTTTAAGCTAGAATGCCATGCCTTATTGTAATAAAATGCAATCACTGTTTTTTGGTGTACTGGAAAGAAGCATATGAGGGATCTCTGGCTATTGCAACTGGCCTAATACTTGGGTTCATACCGGCTGATAGTGTAGCagaaaaataaacataaatttGGAATATACTAGATAGtaatgtttgtttatttattcagGTTGGCTACCTATGATCTATCTGAGCTGCAAATTGAGGGTGATGGAAATTGCCAAGTTCAATACCAGACATATATGTCACCTCAATTTATTTATCTGCTTGGATTAAGTCAAACATACTGCACCTATGATTTGTAATATACTTAGTTAACATGCTGCAGTTTCGAGCAATAGCTGATCTCTTGTTTCGCAATCCAGATTACCATAAGCATGTTGGAAAGCAGGTATGACTGATCAAAGGCATCTACTTCATTCCTCATGTTAGCTCTTTCCCTTGATAGGCACTTCTTTACCTTGCTTTAGTTACTGCTAGGCAAAACTAATACCAgaatttttcaaaacaaaataaatagtcTTTGTGAGCTTAAGAGTTTTACACTATGATGGAAGACAAACATTTATCAGATTTTCGAGTGTTTTTTCACTTATCTCAATATTTACTTCACCGTTAACAGATCACTTTTAACTTGCTTTCAGACACTGCAATTTCTAAGTTGCTTTAATTTCACATTTACCACACATGTGATTTAACATATATCCATTATTTCAGAAATTAGTGGTCAAGACAAGGAGCATCGAGTTCATGCCATTCTATCTTTCTCTTGCAACCTTCTTGATGAGTCTCTTTTTCTCTGCATACGGACTTTTCAGAGAAGATCCATTCATATATGTACGTATTGTGTTTCCTGCTGACAAAAAGCAATTTTCAATTCTAACGTGCAAATTTCAGCAGTTAAATTATCGCCTTACGCAGCAAACATATctcactttattttatttcatggCAACAGTTACATTTCAATTGGCAAAATAAATATACATTTACAGTTCATCATACCTCCTCTGATAACATATCTGATTCACATTTTCTACGAGTCTGATTCTCTGGTTGATTATCATGGTTTGACGAATCTGTGAATGTCAAGCAGCTTGAGAGCATATTGTGATCCATTTCAACTTCCACTATCAGATACCCTATCTGCAGCAAAGTGCCGGCACACTTTCTAGTTATCTTCATATACCATCCATTATGAGATACCATTTTATTTAGAGACCAATTGGGGCATTAGTATTATTACCTCGGAAATGCAGCAAACTCTTATCTCTTTCTTTCGCTTCGTCTTCCTGGCTTTCTCATCCAAAGTCcttggtgaaaaccaaaacaCCTGCAGAGAATTGAAGTATGGGAACATGGCCCAGCTATCAGATTCCCTTTTAGCCTCAAAGGGAGCCACCCAGAAAATTGTGGGTATCCTGGGTTTCTTGTATCCTGCAATGAAAAGCGGGAAACTATTCTTGAGCTGCCAATCCCAGTTAGATTCCCAATCAAAACCATGGACTATAAGAATCAGCAAATCCAGATATATGACCCAGAAAATTGCCTCTTGGTGAAGCTATTGAAAGGTCAATCTCTCCCTTCCAGTACTCAAAAAACCAATTGACTGATATTACCTTATTCAATTGTTCTTCAGCTACTGAAACGGAATCGCCGTACAATATAGATCCAGTCCTGTGCTTGAGTGGCCCTGGCTACGTAATTTATTAGTCTTATTCCATTAGGAACTTTCCCCTTGTGTCTTGAACAAAGATGTATAATTATTCATCAGTTCCATACAGATGGCATGATCCTCAAAATCTATATTTGGAATGGGGGGAACCATATTGTGGACTACTATGGGTAGCATAGGGCAACAAATGTGGATTGAAGAACAATGGCACCAAAAGTACCGAAATTGAATGCCTTCATAGGAAAGGAGGTAAAATAGTAACATATATTTTGCTATATTTGTTATACATTCCAGTCACACTGTACGTTCACATCATGTTCATTCATGTATTGATGAAATGAGAG
This portion of the Rosa chinensis cultivar Old Blush chromosome 1, RchiOBHm-V2, whole genome shotgun sequence genome encodes:
- the LOC112191468 gene encoding uncharacterized protein LOC112191468 isoform X1; this translates as MDSESKENARPDVSIIEYNGFKIVCRMIMSIPFQKFGVETYSRDTVLKRDSLSDYTCSDSLCIKPTSPAAFQFEKPPLLLRDIRLIHHNQHHRRLGWLPMIYLSCKLRVMEIAKFNTRHICHLNLFICLD
- the LOC112191468 gene encoding uncharacterized protein LOC112191468 isoform X2; translation: MDSESKENARPDVSIIEYNGFKIVCRMIMSIPFQKFGVETYSRDTVLKRDSLSDYTCSDSLCIKPTSPAAFQFEKPPLLLRDIRLIHHNQHHRRLGWLPMIYLSCKLRVMEIANFEQ